The DNA window CCGCCAAGACTGAAGAACAATCTTCTAAGCAACTCAATCTATTTTCTTAGGCTTATATATTGACTGCATTGACTGATCGGGCGCTTCGCGTAATACCCCTGGGCGGACTGGGGGAGATTGGCAAGAACATGATGGCCCTGGAGCATGGCGACGATATCATCGTCGTGGACTGCGGGGTCCAGTTTCCGGAAGAGGACATGCCAGGCGTGGACCTGGTGCTGCCGGATATATCGTACCTGGTGGAGCGCAAAGACAAGGTCAGGGCTATCCTGATCACCCACGGGCACGAGGACCACACGGGGGCGCTGCCGTACGTGCTGCCTCAGCTAAACGTGCCTGTCTATGCTCCACGGCTGGCCCACGGTCTCATATCGGTCAAACTGCGGGAGTACAGGCTGCACAAGTCGACGGACCTGAAGGTGGCGGAGCCCAACTCGCCGGTGAAGCTGGGGGCGTTTGAGGTGGAGTTTTTCAGGGTGTGCCACAGCATACCTGACGCTATGGGGCTGGCGATCCGCACGCCGGTGGGAGTGGTGATACACACAGGAGACTTTAAGATTGACCACACGCCGGTGGACGGCAAGACTACGGACCTGGCGACGCTGGCCCGCTACGGCAGCGAAGGGGTCTCGCTACTGCTTTCGGACTCGACGTACGCGGAAGTGGAGGGGTACACGCCATCGGAGAGGGTGGTGGGACGTTCCCTGGACAGGGCGATAGGAGAGGCGCCGGGACGGGTGCTGGTGGCGTCTTTCGCGTCGCTAATATCGAGGATACAGCAGGTGATTGATGCGGCGGCGCGTCACGGGCGCAACGTGGCGTTCGCGGGGCGGAGCATGCAGGACAATGTGACTATGGCTATTGAGATGGGGTATATCAAGGCGCCAGCCGACGTGATTGTGAACGTGCAACGGGCGCTGGAGCTGCCTAGGAACCAGGCAGTGATCATGACTACGGGCAGCCAGGGGGAGCCGACGTCGGCGCTGGTGCGCATCGCCAACAAGGCGCATCGGCAGATAGAGATACTGCCGGACGACACAGTGATTATTTCGGCGACGCCGATACCTGGGAACGAGAAGGTAGTGTCGCGGACGATTAACAACCTGATGCGGCAGGGGGCCCGGGTGCTGTACGACCGGGTGGCGACGGTACACGTCCACGGCCACGGCAGCCGCGAAGAGTTGAAGCTGATGCTGGACCTGACGCGGCCGAAGTTCTTTGTGCCGGTGCATGGAGAATATCGAGGTCTGGTGGCGCACGCTGCGCTGGCGCGGGACACGGGGGTGGAGGCGTCGAACACGTTTGTGCTGGAGGATGGGGACGTGCTGGAGGTGACTGGCACGGACGCGCAGGTGGTGGACCACGTGGAGGCGGGGCATATCTATGTCGACGGGCTTAGCACCATGGACATTGAAAGCGTGGTGTTACGAGACCGGCGGCTGCTGTCGAGGGACGGCATTGTAGTCATCATACTTAGCTTCGACAAAGCCACTGGCGAGCCGCTGGGGGAGCCTGCGGTGGTGTCCAGCGGGTTTGTGGAGAATGACGAGGCGGGGGAGCTGTTCGAGAGGGTGTCGGCGGCGATATTCGATTCGTTGAACCACGGGCGCAACCAGCCGACGGACTGGTCTTACATAAACACGAAAGTTAAGGAAATAGCCGGCGATTTTCTCTATAAAGAGACGGGCCGGCGTCCTATGATTGTACCTGTGACCCTTGAGGTCTAGGCTGTCATTTGGATAGAGGGCATGCTCAAATCCCTGGGGAGATTGATCTTTTTCCTGCTGGGGAGGCCGGTCTGGCTGGTTTCCACCCCGGTGGGCCGACGCGTGTTAATTGTCGGCGCGATTCTTACGCCAGTAGTGTACCTAGGGCTATCAGTCGAGGCACGGGAGTGGACGTGGAGCCGTTTGGGGTACGGATACCTGCCCATTGGGATGTGGGTGGCGGCTTTTGGGGCGGCGCTTTTTCATAGACGATGGCTTAACAAGAAATACTGGAGTTACTGGGCCGCCGGCGCATTGATGGTGGCTGGAACGCTGGGCCTGCTTTCGTTATGGCATCCGCCGTATGGGCTGCTGGAGGAGACGGGACTGAGCGGGCACTGGGGTCGGATATTTGGCGGTGAGCCGCTGGCGCTGGGGATACCCAAGGCGGCGCTGGCTTTCTGGCTTATACCTTTCGTTGTCGCGCCAAGCTGGGCTGCGCTGGCTCATAAGCGGGGCGCGGTGGCGATGGGCCGAACGGGACTTGTTCTTATTCATACGGCTGAGGCGAGCGTTGGCGCGCTGGCGGGGAGGGCGCGGAGGAACGGGCATAAGGAGGAGGTTGTAGTGGAGGCGGTACCGCAGGAGGCGCCTGAGAAGAAGGGAATTCTGGCAAAGTTGAAGAAGAGGGAGAAGGGGGAGGCCAAGGCCCTGAAGGAGCCTGTGGAGAAAGAGGCCGGCCAGGCCAGGCCGATGAAGCGGACCGGGTGGCGGCTGCCGAAGGCGGATATGCTGGCCATAGGCGAGGCCCAGCCAATGTCGCGGGCCGCGCTTAACGAGATGTCGCAGACGATTGAGACCACGCTGGCGGACCACGGGGTGGAGGTGTCGGTGCAGGACGTGAAGGTGGGGCCGCGGGTGATACAGTTTGGGCTGGTGCCGGGATGGATAAAAAAGACGAAGGAACTGAGGGGAACCAAGACGTCGGAGCCGGTAACGCAGGTGGACATGAGCCGAGTGAAGGTACATAGCATACTGGCTCGGGAACAGGACCTGGCTCTAGCGCTGAAGACGTCGGACCTGAGGCTGCAGGCGCCGGTGCCGGGCGAGGCGCTGGTGGGGATTGAGGTGCCGAACCCCAACCCGAACCGTGTATATCTGAGAGCCGTGGCTGAGAGTACGTCGTTTCGCAGGATTACAGCCAAGGGCGGCCTGCCGCTGGCGCTGGGGCAGGGGACAGGCGGGGAGCCGGTGTCTGAGGACCTGGTGGAGCTGCCGCACCTGCTCATTGCGGGGGCGACGGGGAGCGGGAAGAGCGTGTGCATCAACACGATTATCACGTCGCTGATTATGGCCAAGGGGCCGGACAGGCTCCGGATGATTATGGTAGACCCGAAGCGGGTGGAGCTGACGCCGTTCAACGGACTGCCGCACCTGGTGGTGCCGGTGATAGTGGACAGCGATAGGGTGATGCCGATTCTGGGCGCCATTATGCGGGAGATGTTCCGCCGCTATCGCGTATTTGAAGAGGCGGGGGTGCGGAACCTGGCGGGGTACAACCAGAAGGCCAAGGACCCGATGCCGTTCCTGCTTTTGATTGTGGACGAACTGGCGGACCTGATGATGACATCGGGCTATGAGGTAGAGCAGGCGCTGGTGCGGCTGGCGCAGCTGGGCCGGGCGACGGGCATACATTTGATTTTGTGTACCCAGAGACCATCGGTGAACGTGGTGACGGGACTGCTGAAGGCGAACATAGCGGCGCGCATCGCGTTTGCGGTAGCGTCGCAGGTGGACTCGCGGGTTATCCTGGACGAAGCGGGCGCGGACAGGCTGTTGGGCAAGGGCGATATGCTGTTTATATCGGCCCAGTCTCCGAAGCCCCGGAGGATACAGGGCACGTGGGTGACGGACGAGGAGATCGATTCTGTGGTGAAGTTCTGGAAGGAGCAGGAGGGGCCGGCGCTGGCGGAGATCAAGATGGAGGAGCCGGATCCCGCGGAGGGGCAGGCCGGCGGCGATCTGGTGGACGACGAGGCACTGTTGGACAAGGCGCGGGAGCTACTGGAGAAGTACAAGCACGTGTCGCCGGGGCTGCTGCAGCGGAGGTTGCAGGTGGGGTACCAGAAGGCGCTGCAGTTGGTGGAGACGCTGGAGACGGAGGGGTTTGCGTCGGCGGGAGAGCCGGGGAAGGCTAGGAGCCTGGTGAAGAAGGAAGGGGATGGGATAGTAGGGTAGGCTAATCCCGCTCCTGGGGGTATTATGGAAGTGGGGGAGGTGAGGTTATGAAAGGCAATCCTGAAGTCATTGACGCGTTGAATAAGGCCCTGAGAGGGGAACTGACATCGATTGACCTGTATTTTGTGCAGTCCAAGGCGTGCCGGAATTGGGGATACCATAAGCTGGCGCAAAAGCAGTATAAAGAGTCGATAGAGGAGATGCGGCATGCCGAGGACGCCATCGAACGCATTCTCTATTTAGGCGGATCGCCGGTAGCCCAGGCGGACCGCATTCATCTAGGCGCGAATGTGAAGGAGCTGCTGGAGGCGGACTTGAAGCTGGAGAACAAGGCGGTGGAGGTCTATAACGAGGGGATCAAGGTGTGCATGCAGGTGGGGGACGCCGGAAGCCGGGAGGTGCTAGAGCATATCCTGGTCCAGACGGAACATCATGTAGAGTGGCTGGAGTCTCAGTTAAGAGTTATACAAGAGGTCGGGCTTGAGAATTATCTGGCCGACCAGATAGGGGAGGAGAAGGAACCTTAATTGAGAGTCCGATTTACGTAGCGGAATTGATATTGGGCCTATCACCACCCTCCACCCCGACCCCCCCATTCCTTCGGCCCTTCGACTAGGCTCAGGGCAGGCTCCCTCAGGACAGGCTCTAAGCTTCCCCCTCAAGGGGGGAAGGGACTAGAAGGGGCCAGTGGACTCAAGGCCGCAAGATGGATTGTGCTTCCAGGGTTTCCCCCTCATCCTGCACCTTCTCCTCCCTCGGGGGATACTCGGGACAGGCTCCAGGGGAGAAGGGATCTCCTTGGTGCCGCTCAATCCCTGTGTATGCCTCTCAGCCTCATAAGGGACATATTGACAGGAATAATTTCAGAAAAGGCCGCTAAAAAGCGGCCTTTTTTATTATGGGGTGGAGGCTGGGTTGGGGGTGGGTTGAGGGGTGGGCTTGGGGAGTTTCTCGAGAATTTCTTTGAGGTTCTGGACAACACGCTCGTACTCTTTGCGAACTTTGCCGCTGGACAGGACGGTGGGCTTGGATGTATCCCGGTAGTCCGAGAGCATGGAGAAGGAACCCAGTAGTGGCACGTCCAGGTCTTTTGCCAGGGTCTCGCCGCCGCCTTTGCCGAAGACATCGCCGGAGAAGTTTTCTACCACGCCCAAGACTTTGATGTTGAGCTTTCGCACCATATTGATGGAGCGTTTGGCGTCCAGGATGGCGAGGCTCTGGGGTGTGGTGACGACGACGAAGCCGTCCAGGGGGAGGGTCTGCATGATGGTGAGGGGGGCGTCGGAGGTGCCTGGGGGTAGGTCGGCGATGAGGTAGTCCAGGTCGCCCCAATCGGTGGCCTGGAGGAACTGGTTAATGGCGTTGTGGATCATGGGGCCGCGCCAGATGATAGCCTCCTCCTCATTCTGCTGGAAGAAGGCCATGGACATGACCTTGACGCCGAAGCGGTCGGGCGGGATGAGCTTGCCGTTGTCCTGCTCGGGAGGCTCGGTGAGGCCCATGAGCTTGGTGACGTTGGGGCAGTCGATGTCGGCATCCAGAAGGCCGACCTTGTGGCCCTGCTGGGCGAGGGTTGCGGCGAGGTTGACGGCGACGGTGGTCTTGCCGACGCCGCCCTTGCCGCTGTAAACGGCGATTTTGGTTCTTATCTTGGACAGGTTCTGGGTGATGGCGCGCTTCTGCTGCCAGGCGCGCTTTACGGCCTCCAGCCGCGCTTGCTCTTGAGGCGTAGGTTGTCTGGGGGGGGTGGTCACTACGCGTGTCTTTCTAGGTCTGTGAAAGAGTAGAGGGCTAGTCTATGCCGAGGAGCTTCTTGCCGTCGGCGGTGATCATTTCGGGGTTCCAGGGCGGGTCGAAGGTCATTTCGACTTCCACGTCTTCGACGCCTTCCAGTTCGGCGATGGCCCATTCGGCCTGCTGGGCGATCATGGGGCCCATGCCGCAGCCCGGGGCGGTGAGGGTCATGAGGACGTGGACGTTGCCTTCGACGACTTCGACGCCGTAAACGAGGCCGAGGTCGACGACGTTTACGGGGATTTCGGGGTCGTAGACCTGCTTCATGGCGTCGATGACTTTTTCTTTGGTGATGGTTTCAGCTTCGGCCATGGGGGCCTCCAGATGCAAGTAGTGCAGATTTGATGCTAACAGGGTAAATAGGCACAGTCAACTTAATTTCAGTCGGGATACCATCAACCCCTGACCCCTTCTTCCTGCAGGAAGAAGGGGAAGAGAAAAAATTGCACCAATTCCCCCTCTAACTCCCCCTTTTCCTCACGAGGAAAAGGGGGAGGACCAGAAAAGACTAATTAGCCTTGTTGCGAAGGCTACGATGTGGTCTTGGGGAGGGCGAGGAGGCGGCGGAGCTCCACGATTTCATCTCGGAGCATGGCGGCTTTCTCGAACTCTAAATTCTTGGCGGACTGCTTCATCTGGACTTCCAGGTCTTTGACGACTCGATACAACTCGTCCTCGGACATGAGCTTGCGCTCGGCCTTATAGGAGGCTTTTTCCTCGGCTACGGCTTTGACGCGCTCGGTGATATCCTTGACGGCCTTCTTGATGCCCTGGGGGACGATGCCGTGCTGCCGGTTGAAGTCATCCTGGATTTGGCGGCGGCGGTTGGTCTCGTCGATGGCGCGGCGCATGGAGCCGGTGATGACGTCGGCGTACATGACGACTCGACCGTCCTCGTGGCGGGCGGCGCGGCCTATCATCTGGATGAGGGAGGAGGAGGAGCGGAGATAGCCTTCCTTGTCGGCGTCGAGGATGGCGACAAGGGAGACTTCGGGGAGATCCAGGCCTTCGCGTAGGAGGTTGATACCTACGACGACGTCGTAGACGCCGAGGCGGAGGTCGCGGAGGATTTCGCTGCGCTCAAAGGTCTGGATTTCCGAGTGGAGGTAGTGGACGCGGACGCCCATCTCCTGGAGGTAGTCAGCCAGCTCCTCGGCCATCTTCTTGGTGAGGGTGGTGACCAGGCAGCGCTCGCCACGTTCGGTGCGAGTCTTGATCTGCTCCATGAGGTCGTCAATCTGGCCGCGGGTGGGCTTGACCTCGATGATGGGGTCGAGGAGGCCGGTGGGGCGAATGACCTGCTCCACGACCTGCTGGCTGACCTCCATTTCGTAGGGGCCTGGGGTGGCGGAGACGTAGACAACTTGGTTGACATGGGTCTCGAACTCACGGAAGTTGAGGGGTCGGTTGTCGATGGCGGAGGGAAGCCGGAAGCCGAAGTCCACCAGGGTCTGCTTGCGGGAGAGGTCGCCGTGATACATGCCGCGAATCTGAGGGAGGGTCATGTGGGACTCGTCGATGAACATGAGGAAGTCGCGGGGGAAGTAGTCCAGGAGGGTCCAGGGGGTGGAGCCGGCGGCGCGGCGGCCGATATGGCGGGAGTAGTTTTCAATGCCGGAGCAGTAGCCGACGGTCTGCATCATCTCGATGTCATACTTGGTGCGGGACTCCAGGCGGGCGGCCTCAAGGATTTTGCCATCGGCGCGGAGGTGGGCCAGCCATTCGGCCAATTCGGTCTGGATGTCCTGGATGGCGAGGCGCATCTTGTCCTCGGATGTAACGAAGTGCTTGGCGGGGTATATATCCAGGTCCTGGCGCTCGTTGAAGATTTCGCCGGTGAGAGGGTCTAGCTCCGTGATGCGCTCGACCTCATCGCCCCAGAACTGGATGCGGACAGCAACTTCTTCGTAGGCGGGGAGCATCTCGATGGTGTCTCCCTTGACGCGGAACTTGCCGCGGGTGAGGGAGACGTCGTTGCGCTCGTACTGCATAGCGACGAGGTCGCGGACGAGGGCATTGCGGGGGCGGGTCTGGCCGACTTTTAACGGCGCGACGAAGGAGTAGTACTCCTCGGGGTCGCCCAGGCCGTAGATGCAGGAGACGGAGGCGACGATAAGGACGTCGCGGCGGGTCATGAGGGAGCGGGTGGCGGAGTGTCGGAGCTTGTCGATCTCCTCGTTGATATCGGCGTCTTTTTCGATATAGGTGTCGGTCTGGGGAACGTAGGCCTCGGGCTGGTAGTAGTCGTAGTAGGAGACGAAGTACTCGACAGCGTTGTGGGGGAAGAACTCGCGGAACTCGGTGGCAAGCTGGGCGGCGAGGGTCTTGTTGTGGGCAATGACGAGGGTGGGCTTCTGGACGCGCTGGACGATGTTGGCCATGGTGAAGGTCTTGCCGGAGCCTGTGACGCCCATGAGGGTCTGGTGGCGGAGGTCCTGGTTGACGCCGTCCACCAGCTTGCCGACGGCGGAAGGCTGGTCGCCGGTGGGCTGGAAGTCGGAGACGAGCTGGAACTGGCCGGGCTTGGTGGAGAGCATAGGGATATTTTAGCGCAAAAGGGGGAGGGGAGTGGGGTGGTAAAGAGGACTGTGCTCGACCTGCAATGAAAGTTGTACAGAGGAGTACGGATAAGTTGCGCTAGGCTAATAATGTGGTTAAGTTTCTTGAGTGCAATGAGGAGGATACCAGAATGCTGCCAGATAACCCAATAACATCTGTAAGCCAAGATCGATTAGGGCGAGAATTTTTTGCAGACCAAATTGCTAAATCTGTCTTGAACCGAGACTCGACGAATTCGCTAATTATAGGATTATTTGGACCGTGGGGAGCCGGAAAATCTTCGGTGGTCAACATGATCGAAGAGAAAATTGATAATGAGTCTGAAACATCGAAGCAGACAACAATTATCGTGAGATTTAATCCCTGGCTATTTTCATCAATAGAACAATTAATATTGCGTTTCTTTGCAGAAATACGGACCTCGCTGAAATTAAAGTCCAACCGCAAAAATATAAAGAAGATTGGTGACCTTCTGGATGGGCTTGGAACAATACTAGCTTTCGCGGAGATGGTACCAGGCGCATCTATCATGGGAAGGCCTAGTTCGCTAGCTCAACGAGGCTCTGATGCCTTGAAAAAAATAGGTGTTGACCGTCCGATCCATGAAATAAAGAAGGAATTGAGCGAGAGGATGAGAAAGTTGCCGATCCATTTGATAGTGATGGTGGATGACCTGGATAGGCTGGAGAAAGATAGTTTGGTTGAGATGTTCAAGCTTATTAGGCTGGTTTCCGACTTGCCCCATACGACCTACATTTTGGCACTGGACAGGGAGCAGGTTGTAAGAACTCTTGAAAAGGACGATTCCATCTCTGACGCTACTTCATATTTGGATAAGATAATTCAGGTCAATATTGATTTGCCCGCACTACTTCCAGGTAAATTAGAGAGCTTTTTCTTAGATGGGTTGAATCAAGGCTTGGGGTCGTTTGAGGGATTCTCTTTAGCGGATACTGAAAGGGAACAGATAAGGTGGCAGAAAATATTCTTAAAGGGTATTAAACCGCTAATTAGAACTCCAAGGCATGCGATAAAACTAAACAACATCCTGGGGCTTTTGTTCCCGCTTATCAAGGATGAAGTCAATGTTATTGACTATATAACGTTGGAAGCTATTCGGTCGTTCAATCCGGAGTTATTTTCCTTCATTTCGGGAAGTAAGTCTGAGCTATTAAATGGTCCACAAGTGTACAGCCCACAAGCAAAGACTAAGCCAATGGACGCCGCGCCGCAGATCTTAAGGGGTATCTTGGAGGGAGGATCCCTTTATAAGCAGATGTTGTTGGAGATATTCCCAGTTGTCTCAAAGTACATATCCGACATAAATTTCGGCAGTACTCAAGAGTGGCGAAAGTTAAGGCGTGTTTGTGCAGATGAGCACTTCGACAAATATTTTATGTTAACTATCCCCCAGGGCCGCTTATCTGAATCACAATTGAGAAATATTTTGAATAGTTCAGCAGATCCAAAGGCCTTTGAGGATT is part of the SAR202 cluster bacterium genome and encodes:
- the uvrB gene encoding excinuclease ABC subunit UvrB — its product is MLSTKPGQFQLVSDFQPTGDQPSAVGKLVDGVNQDLRHQTLMGVTGSGKTFTMANIVQRVQKPTLVIAHNKTLAAQLATEFREFFPHNAVEYFVSYYDYYQPEAYVPQTDTYIEKDADINEEIDKLRHSATRSLMTRRDVLIVASVSCIYGLGDPEEYYSFVAPLKVGQTRPRNALVRDLVAMQYERNDVSLTRGKFRVKGDTIEMLPAYEEVAVRIQFWGDEVERITELDPLTGEIFNERQDLDIYPAKHFVTSEDKMRLAIQDIQTELAEWLAHLRADGKILEAARLESRTKYDIEMMQTVGYCSGIENYSRHIGRRAAGSTPWTLLDYFPRDFLMFIDESHMTLPQIRGMYHGDLSRKQTLVDFGFRLPSAIDNRPLNFREFETHVNQVVYVSATPGPYEMEVSQQVVEQVIRPTGLLDPIIEVKPTRGQIDDLMEQIKTRTERGERCLVTTLTKKMAEELADYLQEMGVRVHYLHSEIQTFERSEILRDLRLGVYDVVVGINLLREGLDLPEVSLVAILDADKEGYLRSSSSLIQMIGRAARHEDGRVVMYADVITGSMRRAIDETNRRRQIQDDFNRQHGIVPQGIKKAVKDITERVKAVAEEKASYKAERKLMSEDELYRVVKDLEVQMKQSAKNLEFEKAAMLRDEIVELRRLLALPKTTS
- a CDS encoding metal-sulfur cluster assembly factor, with the translated sequence MAEAETITKEKVIDAMKQVYDPEIPVNVVDLGLVYGVEVVEGNVHVLMTLTAPGCGMGPMIAQQAEWAIAELEGVEDVEVEMTFDPPWNPEMITADGKKLLGID
- a CDS encoding DNA translocase FtsK, with protein sequence MLKSLGRLIFFLLGRPVWLVSTPVGRRVLIVGAILTPVVYLGLSVEAREWTWSRLGYGYLPIGMWVAAFGAALFHRRWLNKKYWSYWAAGALMVAGTLGLLSLWHPPYGLLEETGLSGHWGRIFGGEPLALGIPKAALAFWLIPFVVAPSWAALAHKRGAVAMGRTGLVLIHTAEASVGALAGRARRNGHKEEVVVEAVPQEAPEKKGILAKLKKREKGEAKALKEPVEKEAGQARPMKRTGWRLPKADMLAIGEAQPMSRAALNEMSQTIETTLADHGVEVSVQDVKVGPRVIQFGLVPGWIKKTKELRGTKTSEPVTQVDMSRVKVHSILAREQDLALALKTSDLRLQAPVPGEALVGIEVPNPNPNRVYLRAVAESTSFRRITAKGGLPLALGQGTGGEPVSEDLVELPHLLIAGATGSGKSVCINTIITSLIMAKGPDRLRMIMVDPKRVELTPFNGLPHLVVPVIVDSDRVMPILGAIMREMFRRYRVFEEAGVRNLAGYNQKAKDPMPFLLLIVDELADLMMTSGYEVEQALVRLAQLGRATGIHLILCTQRPSVNVVTGLLKANIAARIAFAVASQVDSRVILDEAGADRLLGKGDMLFISAQSPKPRRIQGTWVTDEEIDSVVKFWKEQEGPALAEIKMEEPDPAEGQAGGDLVDDEALLDKARELLEKYKHVSPGLLQRRLQVGYQKALQLVETLETEGFASAGEPGKARSLVKKEGDGIVG
- a CDS encoding Mrp/NBP35 family ATP-binding protein yields the protein MTTPPRQPTPQEQARLEAVKRAWQQKRAITQNLSKIRTKIAVYSGKGGVGKTTVAVNLAATLAQQGHKVGLLDADIDCPNVTKLMGLTEPPEQDNGKLIPPDRFGVKVMSMAFFQQNEEEAIIWRGPMIHNAINQFLQATDWGDLDYLIADLPPGTSDAPLTIMQTLPLDGFVVVTTPQSLAILDAKRSINMVRKLNIKVLGVVENFSGDVFGKGGGETLAKDLDVPLLGSFSMLSDYRDTSKPTVLSSGKVRKEYERVVQNLKEILEKLPKPTPQPTPNPASTP
- a CDS encoding ribonuclease J produces the protein MTDRALRVIPLGGLGEIGKNMMALEHGDDIIVVDCGVQFPEEDMPGVDLVLPDISYLVERKDKVRAILITHGHEDHTGALPYVLPQLNVPVYAPRLAHGLISVKLREYRLHKSTDLKVAEPNSPVKLGAFEVEFFRVCHSIPDAMGLAIRTPVGVVIHTGDFKIDHTPVDGKTTDLATLARYGSEGVSLLLSDSTYAEVEGYTPSERVVGRSLDRAIGEAPGRVLVASFASLISRIQQVIDAAARHGRNVAFAGRSMQDNVTMAIEMGYIKAPADVIVNVQRALELPRNQAVIMTTGSQGEPTSALVRIANKAHRQIEILPDDTVIISATPIPGNEKVVSRTINNLMRQGARVLYDRVATVHVHGHGSREELKLMLDLTRPKFFVPVHGEYRGLVAHAALARDTGVEASNTFVLEDGDVLEVTGTDAQVVDHVEAGHIYVDGLSTMDIESVVLRDRRLLSRDGIVVIILSFDKATGEPLGEPAVVSSGFVENDEAGELFERVSAAIFDSLNHGRNQPTDWSYINTKVKEIAGDFLYKETGRRPMIVPVTLEV
- the bfr gene encoding bacterioferritin, which codes for MKGNPEVIDALNKALRGELTSIDLYFVQSKACRNWGYHKLAQKQYKESIEEMRHAEDAIERILYLGGSPVAQADRIHLGANVKELLEADLKLENKAVEVYNEGIKVCMQVGDAGSREVLEHILVQTEHHVEWLESQLRVIQEVGLENYLADQIGEEKEP